The following proteins are co-located in the Malus sylvestris chromosome 13, drMalSylv7.2, whole genome shotgun sequence genome:
- the LOC126596866 gene encoding uncharacterized protein LOC126596866 — translation MSEKGEMANLMTTLTSQKFDGKTSVREHILKMVEAAAKLKDLEVPIDDSFVVHMALSSLPESFEQLKVSYNTQKEKWSLDEMISICAQEESRLNRAKGAVVNLVDYNASKNPMVNAGKQTKPFNSSTTTANVASSSRGPQNFRPNLENVKCYFCKQYGHLKRDCEKRKKWAVKKGKGIFKKNVNK, via the exons ATGTCCGAGAAAGGAGAGATGGCGAACCTGATGACCACACTGACTTCTCAGAAGTTCGATGGCAAAACGAGTGTCCGGGAGCATATACTGAAAATGGTGGAGGCTGCCGCCAAGCTCAAGGATCTGGAGGTACCAATTGATGATTCCTTTGTTGTTCACATGGCTCTCTCATCCCTTCCTGAGTCATTTGAACAGCTTAAGGTGTCATACAATACTCAAAAGGAGAAATGGAGTCTGGATGAGATGATTTCTATCTGTGCACAAGAGGAGAGCAGGCTGAATCGTGCAAAAGGTGCAGTGGTGAACCTTGTTGACTATAATGCAAGTAAGAATCCTATGGTAAATGCTGGTAAGCAGACTAAGCCTTTTAATTCCTCCACTACTACTGCCAATGTTGCTTCTTCCTCTAGAGGACCTCAAAACTTTAGGCCAAATTTGGAGAATGTGAAATGCTATTTTTGCAAACAATATGGACACTTGAAAAGGGACTGCGAGAAACGTAAAAAATGGGCAGTGAAGAAAGGAAAAG GGATTTTCAAGAAAAATGTCAACAAgtaa
- the LOC126595749 gene encoding uncharacterized protein LOC126595749, with protein MASSSRWIRPEVFPLFAAVGIAVGICGMQLVRNITTNPEVRVTKQNRIAGVLENHAEGERYAEHGLRKYVRSRAPQIMPSINKYFSDPKIPK; from the exons ATGGCTTCCTCCTCCAGATGGATAAGGCCCGAG GTGTTCCCCCTATTTGCTGCAGTTGGTATAGCTGTTGGCATTTGCGGCATGCAGCTTGTTAGGAACATCACCACCAACCCTGAAGTCAG GGTTACCAAGCAGAACAGAATTGCAGGGGTGCTAGAGAACCATGCAGAGGGTGAGAGATACGCAGAACATGGACTCCGGAAATATGTCCGAAGCAGAGCCCCCCAGATCATGCCATCTATCAACAAATACTTCTCAGATCCAAAGATTCCAAAGTGA
- the LOC126596217 gene encoding glyceraldehyde-3-phosphate dehydrogenase 2, cytosolic: protein MATSGKKIKIGINGFGRIGRLVARVALQRDDVELVAVNDPFITTDYMTYMFKYDTVHGPWKHHELKVKDSKTLLFGEKPVTVFGIRNPEEIPWGECGADFVVESTGVFTDKEKAAAHIKGGAKKVIISAPSKDAPMFVVGVNEKEYKPDIHILSNASCTTNCLAPLAKVINDRFGIVEGLMTTVHSITATQKTVDGPSQKDWRGGRAASFNIIPSSTGAAKAVGKVLPALNGKLTGMAFRVPTVDVSVVDLTVRLAKPASYDQIKAAIKEESEGKLKGILGYTEDDVVSTDFIGDSRSSIFDAKAGIALNDTFVKLVSWYDNEWGYSTRVVDLIVHVASTL from the exons ATGG CAACATCTGGCAAGAAGATCAAGATCGGAATCAACG GATTCGGAAGAATCGGACGATTGGTTGCTAGGGTCGCTCTTCAGAGGGATGATGTTGAACTTGTTGCTGTCAACGATCCCTTCATCACCACCGACTACATG ACCTACATGTTCAAGTACGACACAGTCCATGGTCCATGGAAGCACCATGAGCTCAAGGTCAAGGACTCCAAGACCCTTCTCTTCGGTGAGAAGCCCGTCACCGTTTTCGGGATCAG GAACCCAGAGGAGATCCCATGGGGCGAGTGCGGTGCTGACTTCGTTGTTGAGTCTACCGGTGTTTTCACTGACAAGGAGAAAGCAGCTGCCCACATCAAG GGAGGTGCAAAGAAGGTTATCATCTCTGCCCCCAGCAAGGATGCTCCCATGTTCGTTGTTGGTGTGAACGAGAAGGAATACAAGCCAGACATCCACATTCTTTCCAATGCTAGTTGCACCACCAACTGCCTTGCTCCCCTTGCCAAG GTTATCAATGACAGGTTCGGAATTGTTGAGGGTCTCATGACCACAGTGCATTCCATCACTG CCACCCAGAAGACTGTTGATGGTCCATCACAGAAGGACTGGAGAGGTGGACGTGCTGCttccttcaacatcattcctagCAGCACTGGAGCTGCCAAG GCTGTGGGAAAGGTGCTCCCAGCACTTAACGGAAAATTGACCGGAATGGCTTTCCGGGTGCCCACTGTTGATGTTTCAGTTGTTGACCTTACTGTCAGGCTTGCGAAGCCTGCAAGCTATGACCAGATCAAGGCTGCTATCAA AGAGGAGTCTGAGGGCAAGCTGAAGGGTATCTTGGGATACACCGAAGATGATGTTGTGTCCACTGACTTCATTGGTGACAGCAG GTCAAGCATCTTTGACGCCAAGGCTGGAATTGCATTGAACGATACCTTTGTCAAGCTCGTCTCATGGTATGACAATGAGTGGGGTTACAGTACCCGTGTGGTTGACTTGATCGTGCACGTAGCATCCACCCTCTAA
- the LOC126596864 gene encoding uncharacterized protein LOC126596864, giving the protein MPPSYFPLRWESTGDQWWYASPIDWAAANGLYDLVSELLHLDTNLLIKLTSLRRIRRLETVWDDEAQFDDVAKCRSQVAKSLLHDCQMQRGQNSLIRAGYGGWLLYTAASAGDVVFVRELLERDPLLVFGEGEYGVTDIFYAAARSKNSEVFRLLLDFSVSPRFSLSNGEFEERLGDVTSDFKWEMMNRAVHAAARGGNLEILRDLLGDCEDVLAYRDAQGSTILHTASGRGQVEVVEYLIAFFDTITIVDNQGNTALHVAAYRGHLAVVDVLIRASPSLTMSSNNYGDTFLHLAVAGFRSPGFRRLDKQTELLKQLVCGDIANMQDVVNVKNNDGRTALHMAVIENVQSNLVELLMTLPSIDLNIRDSGGMTPLDILKQRPKSASSELLIKELISAGGISNRQDRKARSALVSHLRMRGIGGSPGTSFRIPDAEILLYTGIDNASDANCDQSGVQFNTFSGELRQFGSPNTVNNKKSSSVTYAARRLKFLLQWRRRKEKKESSIDLRDNDSVESFSTCVDLDDNPIPLRQMYAKSSSLPNNKRTVSVRSFLPSPYTKMKFTAGLSHGVIQARSSMSSPKFMDKEKGVDILGPSTSNGKPPHPQASFKHNSLSKKLINQYLSVGAQALDANESISSTWSNQSHKHSGPLVA; this is encoded by the exons ATGCCACCATCTTACTTCCCTTTAAGGTGGGAAAGCACCGGAGACCAATGGTGGTATGCATCACCAATCGATTGGGCAGCAGCCAATGGCTTATATGATTTGGTCAGTGAGCTTCTTCACCTTGACACGAACCTCCTCATCAAGCTGACCTCATTGCGCCGCATCCGCCGCCTTGAAACTGTCTGGGATGACGAGGCTCAGTTCGATGATGTTGCCAAATGCCGGTCACAAGTTGCCAAGAGTCTCCTCCACGATTGCCAAATGCAGAGGGGACAGAACTCTCTCATCAGGGCCGGCTACGGCGGATGGCTTCTCTACACTGCGGCCTCGGCCGGGGATGTAGTGTTTGTCAGGGAGTTGCTGGAGAGAGACCCTCTTCTTGTTTTTGGAGAAGGAGAGTACGGAGTCACTGACATCTTCTATGCTGCTGCGAGGAGCAAGAACTCTGAGGTTTTCAGGCTGCTGCTTGATTTCTCAGTGTCTCCAAGGTTTAGCCTCAGTAATGGAGAATTCGAAGAGAGGTTGGGTGATGTTACATCGGATTTCAAGTGGGAAATGATGAACCGGGCGGTTCATGCCGCTGCTAGAGGTGGCAATTTGGAGATTTTGAGGGACCTGCTTGGGGATTGTGAGGATGTTTTGGCTTATAGAGATGCTCAGGGATCTACCATCTTGCATACAGCCTCTGGCAGAGGGCAGGTTGAG GTGGTTGAGTATCTAATAGCATTCTTCGATACCATCACAATAGTAGATAATCAAGGGAACACAGCTTTACACGTGGCCGCTTATAGGGGTCACCTGGCTGTGGTGGATGTCCTAATTCGTGCATCTCCCTCGTTAACCATGTCATCAAACAACTATGGAGACACCTTTCTGCATTTGGCAGTGGCTGGTTTCAGAAGCCCTGGTTTCCGGAGACTGGACAAACAGACTGAGCTCCTTAAGCAATTAGTATGTGGTGATATTGCGAACATGCAGGACGTTGTTAATGTTAAGAACAATGATGGACGAACTGCTCTTCACATGGCTGTAATTGAGAATGTTCAATCTAATTTGGTGGAGCTCCTCATGACTCTTCCATCAATTGATTTGAACATCCGTGACTCTGGCGGCATGACCCCTCTAGATATTCTTAAACAAAGGCCGAAGTCAGCATCGTCCGAACTTCTGATCAAGGAATTGATTTCAGCTGGAGGGATCTCCAATCGTCAGGACCGTAAAGCAAGGAGCGCCCTCGTTTCCCATTTGAGAATGCGGGGTATTGGAGGCAGTCCGGGAACCTCTTTCAGAATTCCTGATGCAGAGATATTATTATACACGGGCATTGACAATGCTTCTGATGCCAATTGCGATCAGTCAGGTGTGCAATTCAACACGTTCTCAGGTGAGCTAAGACAGTTTGGCTCACCCAACACAGTAAACAATAAGAAGTCAAGTTCTGTAACTTATGCTGCAAGGCGCCTTAAGTTTCTTCTTCAATGGCGgaggaggaaagaaaaaaaggaatctAGCATAGACTTAAGAGATAATGATTCTGTGGAGTCATTTAGCACCTGTGTAGATTTGGACGACAATCCAATCCCTCTTCGGCAGATGTATGCCAAATCTTCCTCCCTCCCAAACAACAAAAGGACAGTTTCCGTGAGGAGTTTTCTTCCGAGTCCATACACTAAAATGAAATTTACTGCTGGTTTATCACACGGTGTGATTCAGGCAAGATCGTCTATGTCTTCCCCTAAGTTCATGGACAAAGAGAAGGGTGTTGACATTTTGGGACCCTCTACTTCAAATGGCAAACCACCACATCCACAAGCGAGCTTCAAACATAATTCCCTCAGTAAGAAGTTAATAAACCAATATTTGTCTGTTGGCGCACAAGCCCTGGATGCGAATGAATCAATTAGCTCCACTTGGTCGAATCAAAGTCACAAACACTCCGGTCCTCTAGTTGCTTGA